From a region of the Oncorhynchus tshawytscha isolate Ot180627B linkage group LG14, Otsh_v2.0, whole genome shotgun sequence genome:
- the LOC112266747 gene encoding cleft lip and palate transmembrane protein 1 homolog, producing MYLSELTRELRFHCQRCATETAKMASQETEASPQANGEVSSNGAAAAVDGQAIQTAVGDPAQPPPAPPPNAWSVIKGVLFRIFVIWAISSWFRRGSSTPDPSTPAGAPHLPSRNLFPKESLMDLYVYISQDEVFSDFNDTQSLFWFHRDLVYGDWNTGEDGDGCYEHSIDLNIPEKVQMNGSLYIHVYFTKTGFHPDPKRKGQYRRLATVHATRMLNKFKRRKFVKTKNLLTGETETDPEMIKRAESHGPVEIISHWHPNLTINMVDDHTAWVKGSVPPPLDQHVKFDAVSGDYYPIVYFNDYWNLQKDYYPINESLQSLPLRLSYCPLSLWRWQLYAAQNARSPWNFLPEDTYEQSDEDQDSVKVALLETNPYLLGVTIVVSIVHSVFEFLAFKNDIQFWNSRQSMEGLSVRSIIFGVFQSLVVLLYILDNETNFVVQVSVFIGLLIDFWKITKVMDVKLDRENKLFGILPRLSIKDKSTYVQSSTKVFDDMAFKYLSWLLYPLFGCYAVYSVLYQEHKGWYSFVLGMLYGFLLTFGFITMTPQLFINYKMKSVAHLPWRMLTYKALNTFIDDLFAFVIKMPMMYRIGCLRDDVVFFVYLYQRWIYRVDPNRMNEFGTSGAEPTGVDPNKDSTAQGEVTATGEVAAITEKAEEEKKND from the exons gtgagcaGCAATGGAGCTGCTGCAGCCGTGGATGGCCAGGCCATACAGACTGCTGTTGGGGACCCTGCACAGCCCCCGCCGGCTCCACCACCCAACGCATGGTCGGTCATAAAGGGAGTCCTCTTCAG GATCTTTGTCATCTGGGCCATCAGTAGCTGGTTCCGCAGAGGGTCCTCTACACCAGACCCCAGTACCCCAGCTGGGGCACCGCATTTACCCAGCCGAAACCTTTTCCCCAAGGAAAGCCTCATG GACCTGTATGTGTACATCTCCCAGGACGAGGTGTTCTCTGACTTCAACGACACACAGTCCCTGTTCTGGTTCCATAGAGACCTGGTCTACGGAGACTGGAACACTGGAGAAGATGGGGACGGCTGCTATGAGCACTCAATAGATCTGAACATCCCAGAG AAGGTGCAAATGAATGGTTCCCTCTACATCCACGTGTATTTCACAAAGACTGGATTCCACCCAGACCCCAAACGCAAGGGCCAGTATCGTCGGCTAGCGACAGTCCATGCCACGCGGA TGCTGAACAAGTTCAAACGCAGGAAGTTCGTGAAGACTAAGAACCTGCTGACGGGGGAGACCGAGACCGACCCGGAGATGATCAAG cgaGCGGAGAGCCACGGCCCAGTGGAGATCATCTCCCACTGGCACCCTAACCTCACCATCAACATGGTGGATGACCATACAGCCTGGGTCAAGGGCTCGGTCCCACCTCCACTGGACCAAC ATGTGAAGTTTGACGCGGTGAGCGGCGACTACTATCCTATCGTCTACTTCAACGACTACTGGAACCTGCAGAAAGACTACTACCCCATCAATGAGAGCCTGCAGTCACTGCCTCTGCGCCTGTCCTACTGCCCGCTGTCCCTGTGGCGCTGGCAGCTCTACGCTGCCCAGAACGCCCGATCACCGTGGAACTTCCTGCCAGAGGACACCTATGAGCAGTCTGACGAGGACCAGGACTCTGTCAAG GTGGCCCTGCTGGAAACCAACCCCTACCTCCTGGGCGTGACCATTGTGGTCTCAATCGTTCACAGCGTCTTCGAGTTCCTGGCATTCAAGAATG acatccAGTTCTGGAACAGCAGGCAGTCCATGGAGGGTCTCTCTGTGCGCTCCATCATCTTCGGGGTGTTCCAGTCCCTGGTGGTGCTGCTCTACATCCTGGACAATGAGACCAACTTCGTGGTGCAG GTCAGCGTGTTCATCGGCCTGCTCATCGACTTCTGGAAGATCACTAAGGTCATGGACGTCAAG TTGGACAGAGAGAACAAGTTGTTCGGGATCCTCCCACGCTTATCAATAAAAGACAAGTCCACGTACGTGCAGTCCTCCACCAAAGTCTTCGACGAC ATGGCGTTCAAGTACCTGTCATGGCTGCTCTACCCTCTGTTCGGGTGCTATGCCGTCTACAGTGTGCTGTACCAAGAGCACAAAGGCTGGTACTCATTCGTACTGGGCATGCTCTATGGCTTCTTGTTAACCTTTG GTTTCATCACGATGACGCCACAGCTGTTCATCAACTATAAGATGAAGTCCGTGGCCCACCTCCCATGGAGGATGCTCACCTACAAGGCACTGAACACCTTCATCGACGACCTGTTCGCCTTTGTCATCAAGATGCCCATGATGTACAGGATAGGATGTCTCAGAGACG ACGTAGTATTCTTTGTCTACCTGTACCAGCGCTGGATCTACAGGGTGGATCCCAACCGGATGAATGAATTTGGCACCAGCGGAGCGGAACCCACTGGAGTGGACCCTAACAAGGACAGCACAGCACAGGGGGAGGTCACAGCCACAGGGGAGGTCGCCGCCATAACAGAAaaagcagaggaggagaagaagaacgaTTAA